In the Candidatus Electrothrix sp. GW3-4 genome, one interval contains:
- a CDS encoding 4Fe-4S dicluster domain-containing protein produces MSKKTFEINPGFGAEVVAEPGGQHLNSCFSCGACSGACPVSQAVPDFDPRKIIHMVRMGMEERLLNSDLLWYCSGCRSCVFVCPQDVSFADIMGTLANLALKKGYITEEQLVEKGKAAQVQRDLCVSCLTCVRVCPWEVAKIDESGVAAIAVTDCKACGICVAECPAQAITLNESEDERLIAACGNN; encoded by the coding sequence ATGTCAAAAAAAACATTTGAAATCAATCCTGGATTCGGTGCTGAAGTGGTTGCAGAACCCGGTGGCCAGCATCTGAACTCCTGTTTTTCCTGTGGTGCCTGTTCCGGTGCCTGCCCGGTCAGTCAGGCTGTTCCTGATTTTGATCCCCGAAAAATCATCCACATGGTTCGTATGGGCATGGAGGAGCGTTTACTGAACTCCGATTTGCTTTGGTATTGTTCTGGATGCCGGAGTTGTGTGTTTGTCTGTCCACAGGATGTGAGTTTTGCCGATATCATGGGGACCCTGGCCAACTTGGCCCTGAAAAAAGGCTATATTACTGAGGAGCAGCTGGTGGAAAAGGGCAAGGCTGCCCAGGTCCAGCGTGATCTCTGTGTCTCCTGCCTGACCTGTGTCCGGGTCTGTCCGTGGGAAGTGGCCAAGATTGATGAGAGCGGAGTTGCCGCGATTGCGGTGACGGATTGTAAGGCCTGCGGCATCTGTGTTGCAGAATGTCCTGCGCAAGCCATTACCTTGAACGAATCCGAGGACGAGCGACTGATCGCCGCCTGCGGAAATAACTAA